A stretch of Bradyrhizobium sp. CCBAU 53338 DNA encodes these proteins:
- a CDS encoding ABC transporter ATP-binding protein codes for MADTLIAANGIEVVYGARRRTGRGAVGGMKVLHGVDIYIDRHETVGIVGESGSGKSTLGRALLRLTDVAAGSIAFEGRNITHLPDSQMVPLRRRMQMIFQDPMSSLNPRRSIRQILTEPLLFHRVATDKADAERRVRRFFERVALPLSCLDRAPHELSGGQRQRVGIARAALLEPDFVLADEIVSGLDVSTQAQTLNLLKDLSREMGLAMAFISHDLSVIRSVCDRVYVMRHGVIVEHGRCDDVFAHPKDPYTQLLIDAIPLPRIDAGWLNRGRLEEISEGSLTI; via the coding sequence ATGGCTGATACCTTGATCGCAGCGAACGGCATCGAAGTCGTTTACGGCGCACGCCGTCGCACCGGGCGAGGGGCGGTCGGCGGCATGAAGGTTCTTCACGGCGTCGATATTTATATCGATCGTCACGAGACAGTTGGGATCGTCGGCGAATCAGGTTCAGGCAAATCCACCCTGGGTCGCGCACTGCTGAGGCTGACCGATGTCGCTGCCGGCAGCATTGCGTTCGAGGGGCGCAATATAACGCATCTGCCGGATTCGCAGATGGTTCCTCTGCGGCGACGCATGCAGATGATCTTTCAGGATCCTATGAGCTCGCTCAATCCACGGCGAAGCATACGCCAGATCTTGACCGAACCCCTGCTTTTCCACCGTGTCGCGACGGATAAAGCCGACGCGGAGCGGCGCGTGCGACGATTTTTCGAGCGAGTCGCTCTGCCGTTGAGTTGCCTGGATCGCGCTCCGCACGAACTATCAGGCGGGCAACGGCAGCGTGTCGGAATCGCGCGCGCGGCGTTGCTCGAGCCGGATTTCGTCCTGGCCGACGAAATTGTTTCCGGACTCGACGTGTCGACGCAGGCACAAACCCTCAACCTCCTGAAGGATCTCTCACGCGAAATGGGGCTCGCGATGGCCTTCATCAGCCACGACCTCTCGGTGATCCGATCGGTCTGCGACCGCGTGTACGTCATGCGTCACGGAGTGATCGTCGAGCACGGTCGATGCGACGACGTTTTCGCGCACCCCAAGGATCCATACACCCAACTTCTCATCGATGCGATCCCGCTGCCGCGCATCGACGCGGGTTGGCTTAATCGAGGACGGTTGGAGGAAATCAGCGAAGGATCTTTGACGATCTGA
- a CDS encoding NAD(P)/FAD-dependent oxidoreductase — protein sequence MSAYDYVLVGGGINSLVAAAVLGKKGARVLLLERNSTIGGCLRTEEITAPGFIHDVMATTLVLFRTSPAYAALGKDLEARGFAFADSPLPTGVLRPDGSSVLFAMDRKRNVATLESLAAGDGIAFAREMDALGGDAPFLFGLLGGSLWSLSTARLVVREAWKRGLRNLAAWAGEALAPARNHLENTYCSDAVHALWAPWVLHTGLGPESAYSAAMARVIAFAIEMAGCPIAIGGARSLLDAFERLIADQGGTIRTSTEAAKVFAGPKGRAAGVRLSNGEAVYARKGVICSTTPNQLYRHLTAEWGPPPKEIAEGLRKFRHGKGNMQIHYALSRAPRWKGDPELAKVALLHLTPGLDGVSRANNEAERGLLPAEPTICVGQPTALDPSRAPPGAAILWLQLPETPRLIKGDAAGILPTPQDGRWTKALREAYADRIEARLASHIENFAEIRLARRTYSPADLEALNVNLEGGDPYGGYCGLDQFFIWRPFKSSTNHRTHIRGLYHIGASVHPGPGLSGGSGFLAASSLE from the coding sequence GTGAGTGCCTATGACTACGTACTGGTGGGGGGCGGCATCAACTCACTTGTTGCTGCTGCCGTCTTGGGCAAGAAGGGCGCGAGGGTTCTTCTGCTCGAGCGTAATTCGACGATAGGGGGTTGCTTACGCACTGAAGAGATCACGGCGCCAGGCTTCATTCATGACGTCATGGCCACCACTTTGGTGCTTTTTCGCACTTCTCCAGCCTATGCGGCTCTCGGAAAGGACCTCGAGGCGAGAGGGTTCGCTTTCGCAGATTCTCCCTTGCCGACGGGCGTTCTTCGTCCCGACGGGTCTAGCGTTCTCTTTGCGATGGACCGCAAGCGTAATGTCGCCACTCTTGAATCACTTGCAGCAGGGGACGGCATAGCCTTTGCGCGTGAAATGGACGCCCTTGGCGGCGACGCTCCCTTCTTGTTCGGTCTACTCGGCGGCAGTCTATGGTCCTTGAGCACCGCGAGGTTGGTCGTCCGGGAGGCCTGGAAGCGTGGTCTGCGCAATCTAGCTGCCTGGGCCGGCGAGGCTCTGGCCCCTGCGCGAAACCACCTGGAAAACACCTATTGTTCGGACGCGGTCCATGCGCTTTGGGCTCCTTGGGTGTTGCATACCGGTCTCGGACCCGAAAGCGCCTATTCCGCCGCGATGGCGAGGGTCATTGCCTTCGCCATTGAGATGGCGGGTTGCCCAATCGCGATCGGTGGCGCCCGATCGTTGCTTGATGCCTTCGAACGCCTCATTGCTGACCAAGGAGGAACAATCCGCACCTCAACCGAGGCTGCGAAGGTCTTTGCTGGCCCCAAGGGTCGCGCCGCCGGCGTACGCCTGTCGAATGGCGAGGCCGTTTACGCTCGCAAGGGCGTCATCTGCTCGACTACGCCCAACCAGTTGTATCGGCATCTGACTGCCGAGTGGGGGCCTCCGCCGAAAGAAATCGCGGAGGGACTGCGAAAATTTCGGCACGGCAAGGGCAATATGCAAATCCACTACGCTCTCTCCCGAGCGCCACGGTGGAAAGGTGACCCGGAGCTCGCGAAGGTTGCTCTGCTGCACCTCACCCCGGGGTTGGACGGAGTATCGCGAGCCAACAACGAGGCCGAACGGGGCCTGTTGCCAGCCGAACCGACAATCTGCGTCGGACAGCCGACGGCGCTCGACCCAAGTCGGGCTCCTCCTGGCGCGGCGATCCTTTGGCTTCAATTGCCGGAGACGCCCCGACTTATCAAGGGAGATGCGGCCGGGATCCTGCCTACGCCGCAGGACGGGCGATGGACAAAGGCGTTGCGCGAAGCCTATGCCGATCGCATCGAGGCCAGGCTCGCTTCCCATATTGAGAATTTTGCTGAGATTAGACTGGCGAGACGCACCTACTCTCCCGCCGATCTGGAGGCCCTGAATGTTAACTTGGAGGGGGGAGACCCCTATGGGGGATACTGCGGGCTTGACCAATTCTTCATATGGCGTCCATTTAAGTCCAGTACCAACCATCGAACTCATATCCGCGGTCTTTACCACATAGGCGCATCGGTCCATCCCGGGCCAGGCCTTAGCGGCGGTTCCGGCTTCCTAGCCGCTTCCTCGCTGGAGTGA
- a CDS encoding NAD(P)/FAD-dependent oxidoreductase: protein MNTFDAVVVGGGHNGLAAAVHLSRRGWSVAVVEAGAAAGGAVKTAELTLPGFRHDVFAMNLSMFAGSPFFATYKDELVAHGLRFLPVSDCFASVFRDHTYLGVSADLDKTLSAIFAISKKDAVAWRDMVERFRADAPHIFALLGSPMPSVAAVRAVVSAWRKQGVAWLADTARLLLATPRDFLDAHFHSPQVKAMLAAWGMHLDFAPDTAGGALFPYIEAMADQSFGMVVGDGGADTIIKAMCGLLRAEGVDIRLRSPVVEIETKMGAACGVRLADGTRIGARRAVVANLHPQLVFGSLLPPDPGRAEFDARVARIRPGPGTMMIHLALDGPPSWRAGEPLGRFAYVHIAPDLTMMSKVYAEAASGLLPAEPVLVVGQPTAIDPSRAPEGKHILWVQVRALPSAIVGDAAGTIEARDWDRAKEPYAERVLELLEQYAPGLRSKLIGRAVFSPLDLERENPCLIGGDNLSGSHHLDQNFIFRPVAGYSRYRTPVRRLYMCGASTWPGAGTGAGSGFMLAKMLAGSAKGT from the coding sequence ATGAACACCTTTGACGCGGTAGTGGTGGGGGGCGGACACAACGGGCTTGCTGCCGCGGTGCATCTCAGTAGGCGTGGTTGGTCAGTCGCCGTCGTGGAGGCCGGCGCAGCGGCCGGCGGCGCGGTAAAGACGGCCGAGCTCACGCTGCCGGGGTTCAGGCACGACGTTTTCGCAATGAATTTGTCGATGTTCGCTGGGTCGCCATTCTTTGCGACTTATAAGGATGAGCTCGTTGCGCACGGACTTCGATTTCTGCCTGTTTCCGACTGCTTTGCCAGCGTCTTTCGTGATCACACTTATCTCGGCGTAAGCGCGGATCTAGACAAAACCCTCTCCGCCATATTCGCGATATCGAAGAAGGATGCAGTAGCCTGGCGCGATATGGTGGAACGCTTTCGCGCCGACGCGCCGCATATATTCGCCTTACTTGGGTCGCCGATGCCATCGGTGGCTGCCGTGCGCGCTGTCGTCTCGGCTTGGCGTAAGCAAGGAGTAGCTTGGCTCGCCGACACTGCGAGGCTACTGCTGGCCACTCCGCGAGACTTCCTGGATGCGCATTTTCATTCGCCCCAGGTCAAAGCGATGTTGGCCGCCTGGGGTATGCATCTGGACTTTGCGCCCGATACGGCCGGCGGAGCACTCTTTCCCTATATTGAGGCGATGGCTGATCAGTCCTTTGGAATGGTTGTCGGCGATGGGGGCGCGGATACCATCATCAAAGCCATGTGCGGGCTATTGCGCGCCGAAGGTGTCGACATCCGCTTGAGGTCGCCCGTTGTGGAGATCGAAACAAAGATGGGAGCAGCATGCGGGGTGCGGCTTGCAGACGGAACGCGTATAGGAGCGCGTCGCGCTGTGGTCGCCAACCTGCACCCGCAGCTCGTCTTTGGCTCGCTCCTCCCGCCCGATCCAGGGCGCGCTGAGTTTGATGCTCGTGTTGCGCGTATTCGTCCTGGGCCTGGTACCATGATGATTCATCTGGCGCTCGACGGCCCCCCCAGCTGGCGCGCTGGCGAGCCTCTCGGGCGGTTTGCGTACGTCCACATTGCCCCCGACCTAACAATGATGTCCAAAGTTTATGCGGAGGCTGCGAGCGGTCTATTGCCGGCGGAACCGGTGCTTGTCGTCGGACAACCGACTGCCATCGATCCGAGCCGTGCTCCCGAGGGAAAGCACATCCTTTGGGTGCAGGTACGGGCTTTGCCGTCCGCGATTGTTGGCGACGCCGCCGGCACGATTGAGGCGCGGGACTGGGATCGCGCCAAGGAGCCTTATGCCGAGCGCGTGCTGGAGCTGCTTGAGCAGTATGCGCCGGGCCTGCGCTCGAAGCTGATCGGCCGGGCCGTCTTTTCACCGCTGGATCTCGAACGCGAGAACCCTTGTCTTATCGGAGGCGATAACCTCTCGGGGAGCCATCACCTCGACCAGAATTTCATTTTCAGGCCGGTTGCGGGCTATTCACGATATCGCACGCCTGTTCGCCGGTTGTATATGTGCGGAGCTTCGACATGGCCGGGCGCAGGCACCGGCGCTGGTTCGGGTTTCATGTTGGCGAAAATGCTAGCGGGATCAGCCAAAGGGACCTGA
- a CDS encoding MarR family winged helix-turn-helix transcriptional regulator: MNERFYGNIMQDGSDQEAPRPTLGEIGINHFAPYLINRIAARYNANMAEALKALGITTTDMRVLAILSLNSSITINELAVYTVTQQSTMSRTLDELEEQGLIRRIARPDDRRIRDVSITKKGRQAFEKIWPILYEQFRQLFDGVQEEEYRSFVNTLHQVLRNIRKHEI; the protein is encoded by the coding sequence ATGAACGAGCGCTTTTACGGCAACATCATGCAGGATGGGAGCGACCAGGAAGCCCCCCGGCCTACCCTTGGCGAAATCGGTATCAATCATTTCGCCCCTTATCTGATCAACCGCATCGCCGCGCGTTACAATGCCAACATGGCGGAGGCGCTGAAAGCGCTAGGCATCACGACAACCGATATGCGGGTGTTGGCGATCCTCAGCCTAAATTCATCTATCACGATCAACGAACTCGCCGTTTATACGGTCACGCAGCAATCCACGATGAGCCGCACCCTCGACGAACTCGAAGAGCAAGGCCTCATTCGTCGGATCGCTCGACCGGACGATCGGCGGATCCGCGACGTTTCAATTACCAAAAAGGGCCGACAGGCTTTCGAAAAGATTTGGCCGATCCTCTACGAACAGTTCCGGCAGCTGTTCGATGGTGTCCAGGAAGAAGAGTACCGTTCGTTCGTCAACACCCTGCATCAGGTTCTGCGCAATATCCGAAAGCACGAAATCTGA
- a CDS encoding cyclase family protein — translation MSQLLADFATALISGAVKVVDLSAPLGPNTPILYLPPEIGKNTPALKVHEISHYDKNGPFWAWNWFELGEHTGTHFDAPVHWISGKDHADGTTDRIPVKNFVAPVCVIDRSKEASENHDYLLTADSVRDWEKQHGAIEAGSWVLLRTDWYKRNGSSDTFLNADASGPHSPGPTAEAIQYLLSKNIIGWGSETIGTDAGSAAGMTPPFPAHHLVHQSNRYGLASLCNLDLLPPKGAILIAAPLKFVNGTGSPIRALALVP, via the coding sequence ATGAGCCAACTTCTTGCAGATTTTGCCACGGCGCTCATTTCAGGCGCCGTGAAAGTCGTCGACCTTTCCGCGCCTCTCGGCCCCAACACGCCGATCCTCTATTTGCCCCCCGAGATCGGCAAGAATACCCCGGCCCTGAAGGTCCACGAAATCTCGCACTACGACAAGAATGGCCCCTTCTGGGCCTGGAATTGGTTCGAGCTTGGCGAGCACACGGGAACGCACTTCGATGCACCGGTTCATTGGATTTCCGGAAAGGACCACGCGGACGGCACGACCGACCGAATCCCCGTGAAGAATTTCGTTGCGCCCGTTTGTGTCATCGACCGCTCGAAGGAAGCGTCGGAAAACCACGATTATTTGCTCACCGCCGACAGTGTCCGCGATTGGGAGAAGCAGCACGGCGCCATTGAAGCTGGATCGTGGGTGCTGCTGCGCACCGATTGGTACAAGCGCAATGGATCCAGCGATACGTTCCTGAACGCCGATGCAAGCGGGCCGCATTCACCCGGTCCGACTGCGGAAGCTATTCAGTATCTGCTGAGCAAGAACATTATTGGATGGGGATCAGAGACCATTGGCACCGATGCGGGTTCTGCCGCCGGCATGACGCCACCGTTTCCTGCTCACCATCTGGTGCACCAATCAAACCGATACGGCCTCGCGAGCCTTTGCAACCTCGACCTGCTCCCGCCGAAGGGAGCAATCCTGATTGCTGCGCCATTGAAGTTCGTCAACGGAACGGGTTCGCCTATCCGAGCACTCGCACTCGTTCCCTGA
- a CDS encoding VOC family protein — MSGTSSTRVARVFAAGLSLLVVSSSAKAEGLPTLRGHDHTGITVPDMNQAVNFFVDILGCQKATAFGPFSDDKGTFMQDVLDVDKHAVINQIVLIRCGSGSNIELFSYSSPDQKVVQPKNSDVGGYHIALYVDDIKAAAEYLKTKGVQTFAGPIPITEGAAAGQSILYFKAPWGLQFEAITYPQGMAYEKTSNVKLWDPKNPGH, encoded by the coding sequence ATGTCAGGGACTAGCTCTACGCGTGTCGCGCGTGTATTCGCAGCAGGCCTTTCCCTCCTTGTAGTTTCCTCGTCTGCAAAGGCCGAAGGTCTACCAACACTGCGCGGTCACGACCACACCGGCATTACCGTTCCCGATATGAACCAGGCCGTCAACTTCTTCGTGGACATCCTGGGCTGCCAGAAGGCAACCGCCTTCGGTCCGTTCTCTGATGACAAGGGCACCTTCATGCAGGATGTGCTCGACGTCGATAAGCACGCTGTCATCAATCAGATCGTTCTCATTCGTTGTGGATCGGGCTCAAATATCGAGCTCTTCAGCTACAGCTCGCCCGATCAAAAGGTCGTTCAACCGAAAAACAGCGACGTAGGCGGCTACCACATCGCCCTTTACGTTGATGACATCAAGGCCGCGGCCGAATATCTCAAGACCAAAGGCGTTCAGACGTTCGCCGGTCCTATCCCGATTACCGAAGGGGCAGCCGCCGGTCAGTCGATCCTATACTTTAAGGCTCCCTGGGGACTGCAGTTCGAAGCAATCACGTATCCGCAGGGTATGGCGTACGAGAAGACATCGAACGTCAAGCTATGGGATCCGAAGAATCCAGGCCACTGA
- a CDS encoding thioesterase family protein: MTYNAVRTIQFGQCDPSSLVYFPTYLDILVGVVEEFFEEIGFAWPTLIRERKLGLPTVRLDVTFKQPGFHGDRLNFALRVRQIGTSSLDLNHHITHQDKTLWLADQRIVATSLETHSATEWPSDLRSALVQRLDHQGAPPHGE, encoded by the coding sequence GTGACCTACAATGCGGTACGCACGATCCAGTTCGGACAGTGCGATCCTTCGAGTCTCGTCTATTTTCCGACCTACCTCGATATTCTGGTGGGGGTGGTCGAGGAGTTCTTTGAGGAGATTGGCTTCGCCTGGCCGACTCTCATTCGCGAGAGAAAACTCGGACTTCCGACGGTTCGGCTTGATGTTACATTCAAGCAACCCGGCTTTCACGGCGACCGATTGAATTTCGCGCTGCGCGTAAGGCAGATCGGAACCTCATCACTCGATCTAAATCACCACATTACCCATCAGGACAAAACGCTCTGGTTGGCAGACCAGAGGATCGTTGCCACGTCACTCGAGACCCATAGCGCAACGGAATGGCCAAGCGATCTCCGCTCGGCGCTGGTTCAACGCCTTGACCACCAGGGCGCGCCGCCGCATGGCGAATAG